In Erigeron canadensis isolate Cc75 chromosome 7, C_canadensis_v1, whole genome shotgun sequence, one DNA window encodes the following:
- the LOC122607824 gene encoding poly [ADP-ribose] polymerase 1, with the protein MASPPKPWKAEYAKSGRSACKTCKTPIDKEVLRLGKMVQSTKFDGFMPMWNHARCILKKAKQIKSCDDVEGIETLRWEDQQKIRQYVEGGGSGSPSSSASTATKCTIEASKTPRATCKICKEKITTGEVRISSKPEGPGARGLAWHHAKCFMESFPAIQPKSLDGWESLSGSDKKTVDSMFKVSTTKEGKEEVKEEKETVKGSSKRKATVDRDEKSKIAKTEDCEPEPSKLNSLLEAQTKELWALKDDLKKNVSTAELREMLEANNQSSSGSELDLRDRCADGMLFGPLEICSMCSGHLHYSEGTYKCRGFLTEWSKCAYSTSKPARSKGKWKIPEETKNQYLKKWFKTQPLKKPTRIMPPPSPAPGKLAGNGTSQSSYSENLGDLKVSIISFSSNTLDEWKTKVESVGGEFHAKLKKDTHCLVVIGVPDNLNAETRKARRMKIPIVREDYLVDCFERNKKLRFDMYKIESAEESKSMVTVKVKGRSAVHESSGLQDTGHILEHGKSIYNTTLSLADLSTGINSCYILQIIEDDKGSDCHVFRKWGRVGNEKIGGVKLEEMSKADAIIEFKRLFLEKTGNTWESWEQKTLQKQPGKFYPLDIDYGVNKDSPQKNKFKDAKSELAPPLAELMKMLFNVETYRAAMMEFEINMAEMPLGKLSKSNIQKGFEVLTELQNLLNQVTDNPAVKESMIVDASNRFFTVIPSVHPHVIKDEDDFKLKVKMLEALQDIEIASKIVGFDVDNGDSLDDKYRKLQCEMVPLSHDSEDYRLVEKYLQTTHAPTHTDWALELEEVFTVERRGEFEKFSPYKNKLKNKMLLWHGSRLTNFVGILSQGLRIAPPEAPATGYMFGKGVYFADLVSKSAQYCFTDKKNPVGLMLLSEVALGEMYELKKAKYIDKPPKGKDSTKGLGKKIPNESEHITWRDDVVVPCGKPLSSNVKASELMYNEYIVYNTDQVKLQFLLKVRFHHKR; encoded by the exons ATGTGGAATCATGCTCGGTGCATCTTGAAGAAGGCAAAACAAATTAAATC GTGTGATGATGTAGAAGGCATTGAAACACTTCGTTGGGAAGATCAGCAGAAGATAAGACAGTATGTAGAAGGTGGTGGCAGCGGATCCCCAAGTTCATCTGCTTCCACTGCTACAAAATGCACAATTGAAGCTTCAAAAACTCCTCGTGCTACTTGTAAGATCTGCAAAGAAAAGATTACCACAGGAGAG GTTCGTATATCTAGTAAGCCTGAGGGTCCAGGTGCTAGAGGCTTGGCATGGCATCATGCTAAATGTTTCATGGAGTCTTTTCCAGCTATTCAACCTAAAAGTTTGGATGGTTGGGAAAGCCTGTCAGGTTCAGACAAAAAAACCGTTGATTCAATGTTCAAGGTTTCAACTACCAAAGAAG GCAAAGAAGAAGTGAAGGAGGAGAAAGAGACCGTAAAAGGAAGCTCTAAACGTAAAGCAACTGTTGACCGTGACGAGAAGTCAAAGATAGCTAAGACCGAAGATTGTGAGCCAGAACCATCTAAGTTGAATAGTCTACTAGAGGCCCAAACGAAAGAATTATGGGCTCTTAAAGATGATCTTAAAAAGAATGTATCAACAGCAGAGTTGCGGGAAATGCTCGAAGCTAATAATCAATCTTCATCAGGATCTGAACTTGACCTGCGTGACCGCTG TGCTGATGGGATGCTATTTGGACCACTTGAAATTTGTTCAATGTGTTCTGGGCATCTTCATTATTCGGAAGGTACTTATAAATGCAGAGGATTTCTAACTGAATGGAGCAAGTGTGCCTACTCCACTTCCAAGCCTGCTCGCTCGAAAGGAAAATGGAAGATTCCAGAGGAAACGAAAAACCAATATCTGAAGAAG TGGTTTAAGACACAACCCCTCAAAAAGCCTACTCGGATAATGCCTCCACCTTCACCTGCTCCTGGAAAACTAGCTGGTAACGGAACATCTCAGTCATCCTACAGTGAGAATTTGGGAGATTTGAAAGTTTCAATTATCAGTTTTTCTTCTAACACTCTG GATGAGTGGAAGACCAAAGTTGAAAGCGTGGGTGGAGAGTTTCATGCGAAACTCAAGAAAG ACACACACTGCTTAGTTGTAATTGGAGTGCCAGATAATCTGAATGCTGAGACGAGGAAGGCAAG GAGGATGAAGATACCCATTGTAAGGGAAGATTATCTGGTTGACTGCtttgaaagaaataagaaaCTTCGTTTTGATATGTATAAGATCGAATCCGCTGAAGAGTCCAAAAGCATGGTTACTGTTAAAGTCAAAGGGCGGAGCGCTGTGCATGAATCATCAGGTCTGCAAGACACAGGCCATATCTTAGAACATGGCAAGAGCATTTATAATACAACTTTGAGCTTAGCGGACCTATCCACAGGCATCAACAG TTGTTATATCCTTCAGATCATTGAAGATGATAAGGGATCAGATTGTCATGTGTTCCGAAAGTGGGGCCGAGTTGGCAATGAAAAAATCGGAGGAGTCAAGCTGGAAGAGATGTCAAAGGCAGATGCAATTATAGAATTCAAACGACTGTTTCTTGAAAAGACGGGAAATACATGGGAATCTTGGGAACAAAAGACGCTTCAGAAGCAACCTGGGAAATTCTATCCATTGGATATT GATTATGGGGTGAATAAAGATTCACCTCAGAAGAACAAGTTTAAAGATGCTAAAAGTGAACTTGCTCCCCCACTAGCTGAGTTGATGAAGATGTTGTTTAATGTGGAAACATACCG AGCTGCAATGATGGAATTTGAGATTAATATGGCGGAAATGCCCCTTGGGAAGCTTAGCAAAAGTAATATCCAGAAAG GTTTTGAAGTATTGACGGAGCTTCAGAATCTACTAAACCAGGTGACTGATAATCCTGCAGTCAAAGAAAGCATGATCGTTGATGCGAGCAACCGATTTTTTACAGTCATTCCCTCTGTTCATCCACATGTAATTAAGGATGAAGATGACTTTAAATTGAAG GTTAAAATGCTAGAAGCACTTCAAGATATTGAAATAGCTTCTAAGATAGTAGGGTTTGATGTTGACAACGGTGATTCTCTTGATGATAAATATAGAAAGCTTCAATGTGAAATGGTCCCTCTTTCCCATGATAGTGAAGATTATCGGTTGGTTGAGAAGTATCTCCAAACTACACATGCACCTACGCATACG GATTGGGCACTTGAACTTGAAGAAGTATTTACGGTTGAAAGACGAGGAGAGTTTGAAAAGTTCTCACCgtataaaaataaacttaaaaacaaGATGCTCCTTTGGCATG GTTCACGGTTGACAAACTTTGTTGGTATATTAAGCCAAGGACTACGAATAGCTCCACCTGAAGCTCCAGCAACTGGTTATatg TTTGGCAAAGGGGTTTATTTTGCGGACTTGGTCAGCAAAAGTGCTCAATATTGTTTCACCGACAAGAAAAATCCAGTGGGTTTGATGCTACTTAGTGAAGTTGCTTTAGGCGAGATGTATGAGCTGAAGAAGGCCAAG tatattgaTAAACCTCCAAAAGGAAAAGACTCGACTAAAGGGCTTGGCAAGAAAATCCCTAACGAGTCCGAACACATTACGTGGAGGGATGATGTTGTCGTGCCTTGTGGAAAACCGTTATCATCAAATGTTAAGGCATCTGAGTTAATGTATAATGAGTACATAGTCTACAACACTGATCAA GTTAAGCTGCAGTTCTTGCTGAAGGTGCGTTTTCATCACAAAaggtaa
- the LOC122608693 gene encoding LOB domain-containing protein 16-like, whose amino-acid sequence MATAGTGSPCGACKFLRRKCATDCIFAPYFCSEQGPARFAAIHKVFGASNVSKLLLHVPVADRCEAVVTIAYEAQARIKDPVYGCVAHIFALQQQVACLQTQLMQMRAQMAQGFFDSKNIETPWAGSAVYQNYPTFTNVMNGNISPQSSLESIDHNNEGMGVQEKQQNINTDDDEHDHQQYNNIDLSFQQIYNNKKRPFPSDDLGELQELAVRMMRN is encoded by the exons ATGGCAACTGCCGGCACCGGCTCACCTTGTGGCGCATGCAAGTTTCTGAGGCGAAAATGTGCCACGGATTGCATCTTTGCACCTTATTTCTGCTCGGAACAAGGCCCGGCTAGGTTTGCTGCCATTCATAAAGTGTTTGGTGCAAGCAATGTTTCTAAGCTATTGCTTCATGTGCCTGTAGCTGACCGTTGTGAAGCTGTAGTCACTATTGCTTATGAAGCTCAAGCTAGAATCAAAGATCCTGTTTATGGTTGTGTTGCCCATATCTTCGCCTTGCAACAACAA GTTGCATGCTTACAAACACAGTTGATGCAAATGAGAGCACAAATGGCGCAAGGATTCTTCGACTCAAAAAACATAGAGACTCCATGGGCAGGATCCGCGGTGTATCAGAATTATCCAACTTTCACGAATGTTATGAATGGAAATATTTCCCCTCAAAGCTCACTTGAATCTATTGATCATAACAATGAAGGAATGGGAGTTCAagagaaacaacaaaatattaatacagATGATGATGAGCATGATCATCAGCAATACAATAATATTGATCTATCTTTTCAACAAATTTATAACAATAAGAAGAGACCTTTTCCAAGTGATGATCTAGGTGAGCTTCAAGAACTTGCTGTTAGAATGATGAGAAACTGA
- the LOC122608735 gene encoding LOB domain-containing protein 14-like translates to MTGSGSPCGACKFLRRKCVRGCVFAPYFCHEQGAAHFAAIHRVFGASNVSKLLAHLPVSGRCEAAITIAYEAQARLQDPIYGCVSHIFALQQQVVSLQSQLASLKEQAVLSVLNGSSCSNYPSNDHRQNGRLPSDDTPPQDIHSWFQQEENSSINKAQFDQKSTLNNNMNEIMNFNSMGGNYENSFLKEEDGSFSSFQEGSNYSIDSLEIMQIDHNNKEWIFQENTEDLHSVAFGYSHH, encoded by the exons ATGACAGGATCAGGTTCTCCTTGTGGAGCTTGCAAATTCTTGAGAAGAAAATGTGTAAGGGGATGTGTTTTTGCCCCTTATTTTTGTCATGAACAAGGTGCTGCCCATTTTGCAGCAATTCACAGGGTTTTTGGCGCAAGCAATGTCTCTAAACTCCTTGCTCACCTCCCCGTTAGTGGTCGTTGTGAAGCAGCCATCACTATCGCTTACGAAGCTCAAGCAAGGCTTCAAGATCCCATTTATGGCTGTGTTTCACATATCTTTGCACTTCAACAACAG GTAGTTAGTCTACAATCTCAACTAGCTTCTTTAAAGGAACAAGCGGTTTTGAGTGTGCTAAACGGCTCTAGTTGTTCAAACTATCCGTCCAACGATCATAGACAAAATGGGAGACTTCCATCTGATGATACACCTCCACAAGATATACATAGTTGGTTTCAACAAGAAGAAAATTCTTCAATCAATAAGGCCCAATTCGATCAAAAGTCAACCTTAAATAACAATATGAACGAGATCATGAATTTCAACTCCATGGGAGGAAACTACGAGAATTCGTTTCTCAAGGAAGAAGATGGATCGTTTTCCAGCTTCCAAGAAGGTTCAAATTACTCGATAGATTCATTGGAGATAATGCAAATAGACCACAACAACAAAGAATGGATTTTCCAAGAGAATACGGAAGACCTTCATTCGGTTGCTTTTGGCTATAGTCATCATTAA